The following DNA comes from Hordeum vulgare subsp. vulgare chromosome 3H, MorexV3_pseudomolecules_assembly, whole genome shotgun sequence.
ATTCCACAGGTTTTAATCAGAAGCTACACAAGCATATAACAAGCCCCATATCTCATGCTCATACAGAAGTTTCCAGAGGCTGCTAATCAACATCAGCAGTATGCACTAACAACTAACATGGGTAGACTCAAGTTCGAGCTGCTACACCTACCACAGATGTCCTAAAACTACAGCATTTACCAACAATCCTCTTGAAGAGGATTATTTTCCTTCTTCGCCCTCAGCAGAAACGATCTCAGATCAGCCAGAACAAATTGACTATCGCTTTGAGGGAGGcttctcatcatcatcaccatcatcatcaccatcgtcgtcatcattatcttcatcctCCCCGCCAGACCTCTTtctctttgaagaggattgtgccTTAACAGAATCCTCACCATCTTCTTCAGCATCATCATCCTCAATCTCCtcatcatcagcaccatcacCATTTTCTTCTGGCTCAAAGTCACTGGAATGCTCTTCATCTTCAGCACGGCCAAGTGGCTGCACGAGATATTTAGTTCCTAACTCCTCCTGCCAAACAACAAATAGTACAAGTGTCAATTAGTCTGACTACTCACAACTATGCTAGTTGCATATTACAGTTAGTGACAGATAGATTCAAGTCACAACAGATGAGAAACGAAAACCAATTATTTGGGGACAACTATCAACATAAAATAAGCTAGTGACAGATGGATTCAAGTCGAAGTTCAACAAAATCAAAGTTTAACAACAGTTTGGAATCAGACTGACGTGCAATTTCTCATCATTCTGAATAATCCATAAAGGACATCTGAGATGAAACAATCATCACTTTCCAAATAAGAGTGGATACCACTAACAATTTAGTTTACAAAACTATTAGGGGATCAGACTGACGTGCAATTTGTCACCATTCTTTAAGAAAGCCCATTAAGGGCATCTGTGATGAATTAATCATCATTTCCCCAAACGAAAATAAAACCCTCATCTGACTACAAgccaagaaaaaaaaatctaccaCTAGTGCTTTGGATCAGATAGGCAAATCAGTTATTGTGCAACATAGGGAGAGCTCTAGGCCCATCCTCAGAAACAGCCTCTGATGTTCATCATCTCCTTTACAAAATAAATAAGAGAAAACAGAAGTATTATGGGCCAGATCAGAAATTTTGCAACATAGGGAGAGCTCAAGGCTCATACCCGGAAGCAGCATCAGATATTCATCATCTATTTCACAAAATAAATGAAGAGAGAAAATTGAAAGTGTTTGACTAGTCCTTTGGATCAGATAGGCAAATCAGTAATTTTGCAACATACGGAGAGCTCTAGGCTCATCCTCAGAAACAGCCTCTGATATTCATCATCTCCCATggccaaataaaaataagaaaatagaaaatatttctcTAGTGCTTTGGATCAGATAGGCAAATCAGTTATTTGGCAACATAGGGAGAGCACTGGGCTCGTCCTCAGAAACAGCCTCTGATATTCATCATCTCCATGAGAAAATAATGAGAAGAAAATAGAAAGTATTTCACTAGTGCTTTGGATCAGATAGGCAAATCAGTTATTTGGCAACATAGGGAGAGCTATAGGCTCGTCCTCAGAAACAGCCTCTGATGATCATCATCTCCAAGCACACATAAACAGGGCCAGAAAGAAGCCTACTATCAAATCTGACAGATCTACACCAGACAATTTGAATATCTAGGTGTCTTTGGATCTGAGTGTGAAATAGCGAGATTTCCTGAGGACCATCTTAGGAACACCACAAGGCAAATTTAGTATAGCAAGATAACTCATAGACCACAGGATATCTTAGCAATACCACGAGCCAGATTTAGTATAGTAAAATAATTCATGGACAGCATAACATGGCCCGGTTTCTCTTTTATCAGTTGCACAAGGTTTTTTTTCTTTATattaaaggaaaaaaggaagcaTATACTTTGTCCTCAACTATTCTCGAAAAGGGACGTGCTACCAGTCTGACGGCCTACACTAGACACCACACAACAACGGAAGGCAGGTCGGTATGCCTACTGAATATCGATTACCACAACAGGCTGAACAGATAAAAAATAAACGGTATAGCAGAGTACAATTGACAAGATCTAAACAAACACAACAGAAAAAGCTGCAGGTTGAGCAAAAGAAAAAATTCACAGTTCCTAAATCTATCTACCTAACCAGATGCAACCCGTCTGGCTCGCTTTTTTTCCAGATCTGAACACATTTATCGCCAGCTACGAGAAATACGGCAACTTAAGAAAAGCATAAATCGACAAGATCTGAAGACAGATCTGGAATTTCTCTAACATAACGGAACCATATGTTCATAGACTAAACGTAACCGAAATTACTGATAAATTTGAGATGTTAAAAAAATACGAGACGATGAGAAATTTATACCTCggggtcctcctcctcatccacttcatcgtcgtcctcctcgtcatcgtcgtcgtcgtcgtcatcgtcatcgtcatcgtcaccaCCGTCCTCTtcatcgccgccgtcgtcgtcctcgtcggagATGTCGACCACCTGCTGCGGCGCCGACCCCTTCTCCTCACCCTCAACCCCCTCATCATCGTCCTCTTCCCcatcgtcgtcgacgtcgtcgtcgtcgtcgtcgccgtcaaccgcctcctcctcgtcatcctcacCTTCATCGTCCACATCCACCACCTCTTCCGCCGCCTTTTTGGCGGCGGCCGCGGCGGCCTTGATGCGGGCGATCTCCGCCGCACGCTCGTCGCCTTCAACCGCcggcttcatctcctccactcttCTACTAGACACGAACTCTCGCAAGAGAATTTCTTCCTCTGGTTAAAGTTGGCGTTGTGGTTGTGGAAAATTCAGGGGAAATTTTGCGCGATTTGTAGCCGGCGGGGAAGAACAAGAGGGCCGAGAGGCCTCTAGGTTTGGGCGGATGGGCCAGAACAGATCCTGGTCGTTGGGTACAAGAACAGGCACGCGGATTCATGACGTGGCGGAGCATCGGACGGCTGCCAGGGATTTGTTCGTGGGTGGTGAGAGCTCGTGAGGTGGGGCAAAACGGCTAGGGCTGACGGCAGCGTGAGGATTTGGACGCGACTAACGCCACTGTGAGACTAGTGTGCTTTGGGCCATCATCCGTCGCTCTCTAGGCCCATCCCACAGGTGGTTGCCTTACCCACATATGTGACCAAAAGTAAGCCCACGCAGCAAATAAATTCCATCGCAAGTCCCAACAAACCCGCGAGAATTATGTCTCACATTAGGCGTGACGGAAGTTTCTTGCTGAAGGGAACTGCTCCTCGCGCAAGCAACTGGACCGGCCCATCAGCAAACttttatacctactaataaaggaaATTGGTTTCTTAGTCCGTCGTGGCGTTTTGCAATATCCTTCtcaaatctatacctaataataaagcggctattgcttccttcggaaaacccaccacgatatttttataaaagagctcctgtaatttttgttattcaatccgcgctccatcatttatctgcaacgcaaaaggaaaaaaatgattcattataaaaattatacccgtacacatcgcctcctcccgtcgaccctgggccaccctgacgTGTGCCCAGGccaccgccacaccactcgccgccgcggccgacctcaaccgccaccgctgtcgatctcaacccacccgcctccgcggctgtacctctccccgctcactgcccccgttgcggcgctcgagcgcatcgcgtcgaccctggtccaccctggcctgtgcccaggccgccaccacaccactcgccgccgcggtcgacctcaaccaccactgttgtcgatctcaacccgccCGCCTCCgtggtcgtacctctgcccgcttgctgcccctgtttcggcgctcgagcacagcttctggatcaaatcaacgcaacagctacaacgacttgggatgatgcgtttgctcgatgcagaacggcggcggcgcgcggataaggcgcggcggagtgaagtacttgcaggtggaggcgggcctccatggctcacacggggaactccgaggttatggcgcgacaacgacgactccttatgaccagatagaggcgcctaacccttgctcccctcatcgtatcccctccttcggcaggaactcatcatctggtgagatcccctccccatgcatccaaccgtgtgccaagcaccgacaagaaattttgttttgtgaaaatttgtttgctgatgaatgaatgtattgaatgtaagattgcattgttgtagagagagagaatggaacaccaccttcagtttgtcatctcatcccacattctctaccccatgagtgaaataagataatagtcccttgatcaattcacgtagtctctttgttttgctttgcttgtacccctcaatttctcatcatggtgaaattaacaatggatgggttgatttcttaacaaaataggataggactgactacattagttagttagcttattattttaataaatcaaaatgattataaaagattaaaagcgtgtgttattttttttctcgttgcaacgcacggacccttttgctagtaataataaatgacggagtgcttctgtcgtccgtccagGCTTCGTTCGTAGCGTATGCTTCCTATTTTCACGCACAAGCCCTATTCTTTCACGCACAAGCAAGTAGCGGGGTGGTTTCACTCTTTCTACGCCAGCCTGAAGATCTGAGTTCGAGTCCCACCTTACACCTTTTTTCGTTTTCTCTTTAAAATCCCTTTTCTTCAACAGGCTTACGTTGGTTTCAATCTTTTTATACCAACCTGTAGACCTGGCTTCGAATCCCACCTTTCACCTTTTTTCGTTTTCTCTTTAAAATCCTTTTTTTTTCGTGCACGCGCTAGCTGTGGTGGCTCAGGTTCGATCCCTGGTTGCCGCGCTTTTTTCATCACCTATTATTACTATTTGTTATGTAATTAAAATGTACATATGTATTGTATTGTCCCACCTCGCTCTCGAAAATATGTAAGGAGTTAATCCGTCTCTCCATAGAATTAATTAAAATGCACATATGTATTGTATTGTCCCACCTCGCTCCCGAAAATATGTAAGGAGTTAATCCGTCTCTCCATAGAAAGAAAATTTGTGGGATTATTATGGGGGAGATTACTAGGGAAAGAAAAAGACCGGGAGACGGAGAAAATTGTGGGGTTATGAAGAGAGACAAATCGGGAGAAAATTGACATGCAACAAATGAGAACGGAAGATTGCGGGATTATGGCATAGAATTAATGGCAGAGAGTGGCATAGACTTAATGATAGAGAGAGACctggagaaaaaaatcagaattgATGGGAGAGCATCCACGCTGCCCTCAAAAATCATGTGCTATGTATGCATCCAGACCAGAAAGAAGATGACATGCTTAATGTTTCCAAAGATGAACACACTGTAGGTGGTGTAGACGAAAATTGTTAAAAAATATTAACAATTAAAAAGTTGTTTGCAAATAAcaaaaatatgttcatgaattAAGGAAATGTTCTTGGTTTTAAAAAATGACAAAAGATTGTAAaagtgttcatgaatttgaaaaatattcacgatttcaaatatgttcatgagtttaaaaaatattcatgaatcaCGGAATTGAGAATGATAATGTATCTCGGCGATGCAGCAGAATGTGATCATGATCATTCaatattatgattttttttctcccgttgcaacgcacgggcccttttgctagtcctTCTCAATTTTTGTTAATAAACCCGTGGTACTAATATTAGTTGGAAAAAAAGATTCAGATTTGACAATAATACCCTTGACTTTATGAATAATCAAACCAGTGTttttaatactccctccatcacagtatatTGGACATATCTCACAGGGCTCTCAGACCAAGATGTTTTTCTATTGGTAGGAAAAATTGAACCGACAAGCTATAGAAGCGCCTAATTAATTGTAAAACTGACGCATTACTAACCCCCTTCCACTAAACGAACGACTTCCTCGCATGCATTGCTGGAGACGGTTTCCAAAACATCCCAATTAATAGGTTAATTAATGTCATGTGCCTTATTTCCTTCTAATTATGAAAAATTATCGTTTTAAAGATACACCCAATATACTGTGATTGAGGGAGTAAGTGACAAAACAAAAGGTGCGCCCTTAGTTTAAGGTCGGGCAGATGCCTCCTCTTTAAAAAAGTTGCGCCAAGTCGTTGTTGAACCCACGACTTGTATGTACGAACCGGAGAACAGACGCACACGCTCACAACTCCTCCTTCCTCTCAACGCCGTTGTCGATCTGGACTCTCTGCCTTCTCTCCAGCCCCTtgctcttcttcccctcctcacTCATTCTCAATTCTACCTAGGGCCACACCCAGCCTCCTCCACGGCGATCTCCTTGCGCTGGCGGCCATGTCCGATTTGGATCACAAATCGGATTCATTGCCAGGTCCGGGAACTACTCCAACAGGATTGCCATGGATGTCCAACCCGGATTACACATATTGTTTGTATCATAAAAAGAAAGCCTTCATTGGAATAGATCACAAGTTCTAAAGATGAACAGATCAATGTCTCCTCCGCGTACTTCGTCGTCGCCTCCACGTACTTCGCCTGAAGACCATCCACCATCGTCTCCGTTGACTTCACCATCGTACAGATCAATGTCGCCTCCGCGTACTTGGTCGTCCCCTCTGCATACTTCGCCTGAAGACCATCCATCACCGTCTCCATCGATTTCGCCGCCGTTGTCTTCGTCAACTTTGTCGCCGTCGTCTCCATCGACTTCACCGTCGTCGAATTCGGTGCAAGACCATGTGCCGTCATCTCTGCCAACTTTGCCACATGTATACGTGAGTATCTTTCAGAGCTACTGAACATATACATGTTTAATTGTTTATTAACTCTTTGTTGGGAGGAGGATTGTATCTTTGTTTAGGTAGGACATACGTCCCCATGAGTATATGCTTATTTTATATGTTAATATGATATATATAGTTTGATCAAATTCAGCTTGTTGGTTACATATACACACAATTCTTTGCCCATATCTTGCTCGAATCCGAAAATCCATGAACAATATGTAGTAACCATGAACAAGAATTCATGATTCTGTAGTATTTGTTGAACAATACAATTCTTTTTTCTGCAGCATCAGTGTATCACAATACCACTGTcctcttattttctttattaatATGACATAGATAGTTTGATCTGACTCGGCTTGATGTTTACATATATAGatagtttgatcttgctggaatctGAAAATCGACCCCATAATTAGCTTTCCAATATTATTCGATGGTTTCATAATTGAAGTTTTAACTTTAAATTGTGTTGTTATTACAGAAAGTGAATATCGTCGCTGCATTGACTTTGTAGAAGATTTCGATAAACGACCTTCAAAAAAAGCAAAATGTATTGGATTAGGTGTTTTGGAGCCATCACCTACATCACCATCGATCTCAACATCATCTCCGGTTTTTGAATGTTTTGCATCAAGTGTGCCGGAATCCGATAATCAAATAGATCACGATCCATTGTCATTACCTCATTCTCCAAACAACTTGACATTATCTTCAGATTTCGGGTTGATGAATGAAGCAAAAGTTTCAATAGATGATGATAAGGAACCAGATGAGCATAAACAGATCAAAGTTGATGAACCATATGATTATCTCCTGCAATGTAATTCTTTGATTTATAATATGTACTTTTATATCTCCAATCTTCAAAAAAAAATCTATATGTGCGGACGAACGGGAGATTGGGAGAGTCGGTCGCCCGAGTAGGACTTGATTAGGCAGTCTCACGTTCTTCTGGTTAGGAAGTCTCACATATGTGGAATGTAGGAACATGATTCCAGTTTGTTGCATCGGATGTGGAATGTAGGAACATGATTAAGCAGTCTTACGTTCTTCTCGCAAATATAGAAAG
Coding sequences within:
- the LOC123444719 gene encoding acidic leucine-rich nuclear phosphoprotein 32-related protein-like, whose translation is MKPAVEGDERAAEIARIKAAAAAAKKAAEEVVDVDDEGEDDEEEAVDGDDDDDDVDDDGEEDDDEGVEGEEKGSAPQQVVDISDEDDDGGDEEDGGDDDDDDDDDDDDDEEDDDEVDEEEDPEEELGTKYLVQPLGRAEDEEHSSDFEPEENGDGADDEEIEDDDAEEDGEDSVKAQSSSKRKRSGGEDEDNDDDDGDDDGDDDEKPPSKR